A region of Faecalibacterium taiwanense DNA encodes the following proteins:
- a CDS encoding NAD(P)-dependent oxidoreductase → MASAALAKALCSGKIAGAGLDTIAPEPVTTENPLLSLPHDRRGDHGGAKRTAAGKYRERVIIKSKTKTPLQLKWKSCEGVFACTATAHMGGCYCLLLAGGSGFMASSAMPSSFG, encoded by the coding sequence GTGGCCAGCGCCGCCCTTGCCAAAGCCCTGTGCAGCGGCAAGATCGCCGGAGCCGGACTGGACACCATTGCGCCGGAACCGGTCACAACGGAAAATCCGCTGCTCAGCCTGCCGCATGATCGCCGCGGCGATCATGGCGGTGCAAAACGGACAGCGGCCGGAAAATATCGTGAACGGGTTATAATAAAAAGCAAAACAAAAACACCCTTACAGCTGAAATGGAAAAGCTGTGAGGGTGTTTTTGCTTGTACGGCAACCGCACATATGGGAGGTTGTTATTGTCTGCTTTTGGCGGGCGGGTCCGGCTTCATGGCTTCCAGTGCGATGCCCAGCTCCTTCGGCTGA
- a CDS encoding ribulose-phosphate 3-epimerase has translation MDTLQKKILCPSILNLSTDNMREEIEKLDATDMDIYHVDIMDGTFVPNFGMSVRELEMIRRITDAGHHKLVDCHMMVMNPHRYIKRIAEAGADIIYIHPESELIPSATLELIQLEGKKTGLILNPCTSLETVKDMLPITDYVMIMAVNPGFAGREFMPYTRQKFIELDNYRKEKGLNYHLMLDGGATREVIADLYHNCNVEGFVLGKQELFFQQDDYATCIDRIRTF, from the coding sequence ATGGATACCTTGCAAAAAAAGATCCTTTGCCCGTCGATCCTCAATCTTTCCACAGACAACATGCGGGAAGAGATCGAAAAGCTGGATGCAACGGACATGGACATCTACCATGTGGACATCATGGATGGCACATTTGTACCGAACTTCGGCATGTCGGTGCGTGAGCTGGAAATGATCCGCCGCATCACCGACGCGGGCCATCACAAGCTGGTTGACTGCCACATGATGGTCATGAACCCGCACCGCTACATCAAGAGGATCGCAGAAGCCGGTGCCGACATCATCTACATTCATCCTGAATCTGAGCTGATCCCCTCCGCTACGCTGGAGCTGATTCAGCTGGAAGGCAAAAAGACGGGCCTGATCCTGAACCCCTGCACCAGCCTTGAGACGGTGAAGGACATGCTGCCCATCACTGATTACGTCATGATCATGGCTGTGAACCCAGGCTTTGCAGGCCGCGAATTCATGCCTTACACGCGCCAGAAATTCATTGAGCTGGATAACTACCGCAAGGAAAAAGGCCTGAACTACCACCTGATGCTGGATGGCGGTGCTACCCGCGAGGTGATTGCCGACCTGTACCATAACTGCAATGTGGAAGGCTTCGTGCTCGGCAAGCAGGAGCTGTTCTTCCAGCAGGATGATTACGCAACCTGCATCGACCGCATCCGCACTTTCTGA
- a CDS encoding TRAP transporter small permease: MKKVLDVLDRLFHYLAAIGFGCVTVCVLVQILARYIPGVTAPWTDEMTRLFFQYTIMIACPMAIKYHEYASIDVIAAQTHGTGRHILNLVSDAAILIVCLFGIPQARTYFRVGTKSLSTSLQINLGIFYVVPLVIFILTAIYVVLDAINEVNLIRKGDKAQ, encoded by the coding sequence ATGAAGAAAGTTTTGGACGTGCTGGATAGGCTGTTTCACTATCTGGCAGCCATCGGCTTTGGGTGCGTCACAGTCTGCGTGTTGGTGCAGATCCTTGCCCGCTATATTCCGGGAGTTACCGCTCCCTGGACAGACGAGATGACACGCCTGTTTTTCCAGTATACGATCATGATTGCCTGCCCCATGGCCATCAAGTACCATGAGTACGCATCCATCGATGTGATCGCAGCCCAAACACATGGCACCGGCCGTCACATCCTGAACCTTGTTTCGGATGCGGCCATCCTAATCGTGTGCCTCTTTGGAATCCCGCAGGCACGGACCTATTTCCGTGTTGGCACAAAGTCGCTTTCCACCTCTCTGCAGATCAACCTGGGCATCTTCTATGTGGTGCCGCTGGTCATTTTTATCCTGACTGCAATTTACGTAGTGCTGGATGCGATCAATGAAGTAAATCTGATCAGAAAGGGGGACAAAGCACAATGA
- a CDS encoding LysR family transcriptional regulator → MTLQQLRYVTAVAGADTISHAVQQFYISQPSLTNAIRELEQEVRLALSKTASSVVSRTLLEYLRSTRQQKDAPQIK, encoded by the coding sequence GTGACCCTTCAACAACTCCGCTATGTCACGGCTGTTGCCGGCGCCGACACCATCAGCCATGCAGTGCAGCAGTTCTATATTTCTCAGCCCAGCCTGACCAATGCTATCCGGGAGCTGGAACAGGAAGTGAGGCTGGCGCTTTCCAAGACGGCAAGCTCTGTGGTGAGCCGGACGCTGCTGGAATATCTGAGATCCACCCGGCAGCAAAAGGATGCACCGCAGATAAAATAA
- a CDS encoding NERD domain-containing protein has translation MTQNTITLIVLAVLVVFSLPALYRKKKSGDLTLWGKGRNILGQLPSEEAACAAVSSSSRNGSQKDILQFVSSLMKLVRKNHWYIVMPGQLSDGKPKTNLSLVLITQHRVIGLKCYGYGGSLTNNGKAADWTQKLDKTTKAIHSPLPDQTAQQAALASLLPQLNASQVEVFSVFTTPGVQLINCSGLNCFTSVSLLEKLQSSSADCTGPLQPKELGIALEAMKPDPPAKSRQ, from the coding sequence ATGACACAAAATACAATTACACTGATCGTTCTGGCCGTCCTTGTTGTTTTTTCCCTGCCGGCTTTGTACCGAAAAAAGAAAAGCGGTGATCTGACCCTGTGGGGTAAGGGACGCAACATTCTGGGGCAGCTGCCCTCGGAAGAAGCTGCTTGTGCAGCGGTGTCTTCCTCTTCCCGCAACGGCTCCCAGAAGGACATTCTGCAGTTCGTTTCCTCTCTGATGAAGCTGGTGCGCAAAAATCACTGGTACATCGTCATGCCCGGCCAGCTTTCGGACGGCAAGCCCAAAACCAATCTTTCGCTCGTGCTCATCACGCAGCATCGTGTCATCGGCCTGAAATGTTATGGTTATGGCGGTTCCCTTACCAATAACGGAAAAGCCGCCGACTGGACACAGAAGCTGGATAAGACGACCAAGGCGATCCACTCTCCCCTGCCGGATCAGACCGCGCAGCAGGCAGCTCTTGCGTCTCTTCTGCCCCAGCTGAATGCATCTCAGGTCGAGGTCTTTTCCGTTTTTACCACACCGGGCGTGCAGCTGATCAACTGCAGCGGCCTGAACTGCTTCACTTCCGTTTCCCTGCTGGAAAAGCTGCAAAGCTCTTCCGCGGACTGCACCGGCCCTCTTCAGCCGAAGGAGCTGGGCATCGCACTGGAAGCCATGAAGCCGGACCCGCCCGCCAAAAGCAGACAATAA
- a CDS encoding L-2-amino-thiazoline-4-carboxylic acid hydrolase, with protein sequence MKDSELQIDRSCHVLYSKPCKKEILAKITLHYPEVEREAVWEQVQLRYAELLSKWRTDLGGKKNFHNGVGGTYDCIAIMCFYDVCRDVVTFREMEEIEENLILPSFRKLRFVDINKPFWKKLMYRAFSTAQKHCDTWHDYEMDVTPYENSKPIYYEFTACPAAEFAKRFGFADIMPALCNVDYASMELLHAKLVRTTTCVDGCRCDYTICGDKDSYVKEHPEYRDENGYRRNK encoded by the coding sequence ATGAAGGACAGTGAATTACAAATTGACCGTAGCTGCCATGTGCTATATTCCAAACCCTGCAAAAAGGAAATTCTGGCGAAAATCACTCTGCACTATCCGGAGGTGGAGCGCGAGGCGGTCTGGGAGCAGGTGCAGCTGAGATACGCAGAGCTTCTTTCCAAGTGGCGCACCGACCTCGGCGGTAAAAAGAATTTTCACAACGGCGTAGGCGGCACCTACGACTGCATCGCCATCATGTGCTTTTACGATGTGTGCCGGGATGTGGTCACATTCCGCGAAATGGAAGAGATCGAAGAAAATCTGATCCTGCCGTCCTTCCGGAAGCTGCGATTCGTTGACATCAACAAGCCATTCTGGAAAAAGCTGATGTATCGGGCATTCAGCACCGCCCAAAAGCACTGTGACACATGGCACGATTACGAGATGGATGTTACGCCTTACGAAAACAGCAAGCCCATCTATTATGAATTTACGGCGTGTCCGGCGGCGGAATTTGCCAAGCGGTTCGGATTTGCGGACATTATGCCCGCCCTGTGCAATGTGGACTATGCGTCCATGGAACTGCTCCATGCCAAGCTCGTGCGGACGACCACCTGCGTGGACGGCTGCCGATGCGACTATACCATCTGCGGCGATAAGGATTCATACGTAAAGGAACATCCCGAATACCGGGATGAAAACGGATACAGGAGGAATAAGTAA
- a CDS encoding threonine/serine exporter ThrE family protein: MGQRQSEIIKNHMEVYWHDYASASKGVPITEAGLVEKASVIGRTGLMLLECGTGAWRVRSSMNTLSRELGVTTTADIGLLSIEFTCFDGDQCYTQSLCLTNTGVNTSRLNRLEHFVNDFDREGKFMTGEELHSHLDEIERIHGLYSPIALGFAAALACSCFTFLLGGGIVEMLCAFCGAGIGNFVRCKLTKHHFTLFLGITASVCSASLVYAILLKLAEVLFAVSAQHEAGYICSMLFIIPGFPFITSGIDLAKLDMRSGLERLAYAVLIILVATMTAWIMALLLHLQPVQFPALSLTLPEEIVFRLLASFGGVFGFSLMFNSPRNLAVCAALIGAVTNTFRLELVSLAGFPPAVAAFLGALLSGLLASCLKSAAGYPRISVTVPSIVIMVPGLYFYRAIYNLGILSLMDSATWFADAILIIVALPLGLIFARIVTDKTFRYCT, translated from the coding sequence ATGGGACAACGGCAAAGTGAGATCATCAAAAATCACATGGAAGTTTACTGGCACGACTATGCGTCGGCCAGCAAGGGCGTTCCCATTACCGAGGCGGGGCTTGTGGAAAAAGCCTCCGTCATTGGACGCACCGGGCTGATGCTGCTGGAATGCGGCACCGGCGCATGGCGTGTCCGAAGCTCCATGAACACCCTTTCGCGGGAGCTGGGAGTCACAACAACAGCGGATATCGGCCTGTTGTCCATTGAGTTCACCTGCTTTGACGGTGACCAGTGTTATACCCAGTCACTCTGTCTGACAAATACGGGCGTGAATACCTCCCGGCTGAACCGGCTGGAGCATTTCGTCAACGACTTCGACCGGGAAGGGAAATTTATGACCGGCGAAGAGCTGCACAGCCACCTCGATGAGATCGAGCGCATCCACGGCTTGTATTCGCCCATCGCACTGGGCTTTGCAGCTGCACTGGCCTGCAGCTGCTTCACCTTTCTGCTGGGCGGCGGCATTGTGGAAATGCTGTGTGCCTTCTGCGGTGCAGGCATCGGCAACTTTGTACGGTGCAAGCTGACAAAGCACCATTTCACCCTGTTTCTGGGCATTACGGCGTCGGTCTGTTCAGCAAGCCTCGTGTATGCCATCCTGCTGAAGCTGGCCGAGGTGCTGTTTGCCGTATCGGCGCAGCACGAGGCGGGGTATATCTGCTCCATGCTCTTCATCATTCCGGGCTTTCCGTTCATTACCAGCGGCATCGACCTTGCCAAGCTGGATATGCGCTCCGGGCTGGAACGTCTGGCCTACGCCGTCCTCATCATTCTGGTGGCAACCATGACGGCTTGGATCATGGCACTGCTGCTGCATTTGCAGCCGGTGCAGTTCCCTGCCCTGAGCCTGACACTCCCGGAAGAGATCGTGTTCCGGCTGCTGGCAAGTTTTGGCGGTGTGTTCGGCTTTTCGCTCATGTTCAACAGTCCCCGGAACCTGGCAGTCTGCGCCGCCCTTATCGGTGCGGTAACGAACACGTTCCGGCTGGAGCTGGTGAGCCTTGCGGGCTTTCCGCCCGCTGTTGCAGCGTTTCTGGGCGCACTGCTGTCCGGACTGCTGGCCTCCTGCCTGAAGAGCGCCGCCGGTTATCCCCGCATCTCCGTCACCGTGCCGTCCATCGTTATCATGGTACCGGGACTGTATTTCTACCGTGCCATCTATAATCTGGGCATCCTGTCTCTGATGGACTCCGCCACATGGTTTGCAGATGCCATTCTCATCATCGTGGCACTGCCGTTAGGGCTGATCTTCGCCCGTATTGTCACTGACAAGACTTTCCGTTATTGCACCTGA
- a CDS encoding class I SAM-dependent methyltransferase, which translates to MKYKIEKNTVQETLILPLYSRKLCTELYPNLYQDETAVHLIDQIDYDFSQAEKNSRSLMQRFGALEVAMRQNDLAFEVQAYLKTHPCAAVVNLGCGLDNTGRACDNGSCKIYNLDFPDVIALRQQLLPAGEREQNVPCDLKDPAWFDRIDATGGAVFFASGVFYYFLTEQVRELVQGMADAFPGGVLVFDAANRTAVKMIAKTWLRTAKIKDVGAYFAVSDAKSELSPWDSRLQVSSRGYMLGYNDLKDPSISGFFRFLAKVGDNGMKMQIVKIGFGGRQ; encoded by the coding sequence ATGAAATACAAAATCGAGAAAAACACCGTGCAGGAGACGCTGATCCTCCCACTGTATTCCCGGAAGCTGTGTACCGAGCTGTATCCGAACCTTTACCAAGACGAAACAGCGGTGCATCTGATCGACCAGATCGACTACGATTTTTCGCAGGCAGAGAAAAACTCCCGCAGCCTGATGCAGCGCTTTGGTGCGCTGGAGGTCGCCATGCGGCAGAATGACCTTGCCTTTGAGGTGCAGGCATACCTGAAAACGCACCCCTGTGCGGCGGTAGTCAACCTGGGCTGCGGGCTGGATAACACCGGCAGAGCCTGCGACAACGGCAGCTGTAAAATCTACAATCTGGACTTCCCGGATGTGATCGCCTTGCGGCAGCAGCTGCTGCCCGCCGGGGAGCGAGAGCAAAACGTCCCCTGCGACCTGAAAGACCCCGCATGGTTTGACCGTATCGATGCCACCGGCGGGGCGGTGTTTTTTGCCTCCGGGGTGTTCTATTACTTCCTGACGGAGCAGGTTCGGGAACTGGTGCAGGGGATGGCGGACGCTTTCCCCGGCGGGGTGCTGGTGTTCGATGCTGCCAACCGAACGGCGGTGAAGATGATCGCCAAAACGTGGCTCAGGACGGCAAAAATCAAGGATGTAGGGGCATATTTCGCGGTTTCGGATGCGAAAAGCGAGCTTTCCCCGTGGGACAGCCGTTTGCAAGTGTCCAGCCGGGGCTATATGCTGGGCTACAACGATTTGAAAGATCCTTCTATCAGCGGCTTTTTCCGGTTTCTCGCCAAGGTCGGGGACAACGGGATGAAAATGCAGATCGTAAAGATCGGATTTGGAGGCAGACAATGA
- a CDS encoding DUF4866 domain-containing protein, protein MATIFPREEKAEALFGEILKNPEACRRLMDTFNDSLDMADVLDAPAVSAQQFAAALFNAYENKDLSAFLMAICQHSMFDLLRNAALIPFKFNADGQPNPVILTDDAGVLLPNNKVAVSSKVYDRFIRVFQKQEKVKMYLASGYCKYHGYDEGSMDVVEYHYNQHLGLLLIYELPDTVKQKVTEAEAYSTVWDIQMKLQHALPRSVVYYGQDTLKDGGTRYDELGVFLPLEHFADRLERHVETATKIVYGE, encoded by the coding sequence ATGGCAACGATATTTCCAAGAGAAGAAAAGGCAGAGGCACTGTTCGGGGAGATCCTGAAAAATCCAGAAGCCTGCCGACGCCTGATGGATACCTTCAACGACTCGCTGGACATGGCAGACGTATTGGATGCGCCGGCCGTGAGTGCACAGCAGTTTGCCGCAGCGTTGTTCAATGCCTACGAGAACAAGGATCTGTCTGCCTTTCTGATGGCGATCTGCCAGCACAGTATGTTTGACCTGCTACGGAACGCTGCCCTGATCCCGTTCAAATTCAACGCCGATGGTCAGCCGAACCCGGTGATCCTGACGGATGATGCCGGCGTTCTTTTGCCGAACAACAAAGTTGCCGTGAGCAGCAAAGTATACGACCGGTTCATCCGGGTGTTCCAGAAGCAGGAAAAGGTAAAAATGTACCTTGCCAGCGGCTACTGCAAGTATCACGGCTACGACGAAGGCTCGATGGATGTGGTGGAGTACCACTACAACCAGCATTTGGGGCTGCTGCTGATCTACGAACTGCCGGACACCGTGAAGCAGAAGGTAACGGAAGCGGAGGCCTACTCCACCGTCTGGGATATCCAGATGAAACTGCAGCACGCACTGCCCCGTTCCGTGGTCTACTATGGACAGGATACGCTCAAGGACGGAGGAACCCGCTACGATGAACTTGGCGTTTTTCTGCCGCTGGAACACTTTGCCGACCGGCTGGAACGCCATGTGGAAACTGCTACCAAGATCGTTTACGGCGAGTAA
- a CDS encoding recombinase family protein — protein MARAKNRGLQQSFSPSYTVRRWRLGEYIRLSKEDLKKGKDDSNSVINQRDLLNDFYQKHIGEFESVSEYVDDGHTGTDANRENFQRLLSDVMSGKINCVVVKDLSRFARNYSDAGSLIDNLFVQMGVRFISLAENVDSYLNPDSVSSIIVPITNVMNDQYCYQTSKKIRQVFDYKRRNGQYIGAFAPYGYIKHPKDKHQLIIDPDAAEIVKLIFSLFLKGTSKRAIALYLNEHGVPSPSAYKLQKGIPVSTRGYDDPMWGARMIHSILTNPTYTGDLAQGRSRVKSYKVHEVESVPREEWVEVAGTHEAIIDYETFDKVQALLQRDTRTSPKGREVHLFSGFLKCADCGRAITRSVGNNNNVYYACSTYKNRSRTACTMHSIKHNRLEAAVLFAVQQQVHLAVSYSEMIARINTAPVKKSQSIRLEELIAAKEQELAKISRYKQSLYQDWKDGEITQQDYRDMKADYERQTIALTDVLARLNAERAELANGVKSEHPALVAFTKHQNIDQLSRELLVELIDHIKVYENGNISVRFKFADEFRRIAEYIEINTTKPAVAG, from the coding sequence ATGGCACGAGCAAAAAACAGAGGATTGCAACAGAGTTTCTCTCCCTCTTATACCGTCCGCCGCTGGCGGCTGGGCGAATATATCCGGCTTTCCAAAGAGGACTTGAAAAAGGGAAAGGACGACAGCAACAGCGTCATCAACCAGCGTGATCTGCTCAATGACTTTTACCAGAAGCATATCGGAGAATTTGAAAGTGTTTCCGAATATGTAGACGATGGACACACAGGAACGGACGCCAACCGGGAGAATTTCCAGCGGCTCCTTTCCGATGTAATGAGCGGGAAAATAAACTGCGTGGTAGTAAAAGACCTTTCCCGTTTTGCAAGAAATTACAGCGATGCGGGAAGTCTGATTGATAACCTGTTTGTTCAGATGGGTGTCCGTTTTATCAGTCTTGCTGAAAATGTGGACAGCTATCTCAACCCGGACAGCGTTTCCAGTATTATCGTCCCGATTACAAATGTGATGAACGATCAATACTGCTACCAGACCTCAAAGAAAATTCGCCAGGTATTTGACTACAAGCGGCGCAACGGTCAGTACATCGGCGCATTTGCTCCTTATGGATATATAAAGCACCCAAAGGACAAGCACCAGTTGATCATCGATCCCGATGCCGCTGAAATCGTCAAACTTATTTTCTCTTTGTTCCTAAAAGGGACATCGAAACGGGCCATCGCTTTGTATCTGAATGAACACGGCGTACCAAGCCCCTCGGCTTATAAACTGCAAAAGGGCATACCCGTTTCAACAAGAGGATATGACGATCCTATGTGGGGAGCCCGCATGATCCACTCCATTCTGACGAACCCCACCTATACCGGGGATCTGGCACAGGGCCGCAGTCGGGTAAAAAGCTATAAGGTACACGAGGTTGAAAGCGTTCCCCGTGAAGAATGGGTGGAAGTAGCTGGTACGCATGAGGCAATCATTGATTATGAAACCTTTGATAAGGTGCAGGCCCTTTTACAGCGGGATACCCGTACTTCTCCAAAAGGCCGGGAAGTCCACCTGTTCAGCGGTTTTCTGAAATGTGCTGACTGCGGGCGGGCAATTACCCGGAGCGTAGGCAACAACAATAATGTGTACTATGCCTGCTCCACCTACAAGAACCGCTCTCGGACAGCCTGCACAATGCACTCAATCAAGCATAACCGTCTGGAGGCCGCTGTCCTCTTTGCGGTACAACAGCAAGTCCATCTGGCTGTTTCATACTCGGAAATGATTGCTCGCATTAACACCGCCCCGGTCAAAAAGAGCCAGTCCATCCGTTTGGAAGAACTGATTGCTGCGAAAGAGCAGGAACTGGCAAAAATCAGCCGCTACAAGCAGTCCCTTTATCAAGACTGGAAAGACGGGGAAATTACCCAGCAGGACTACCGGGATATGAAAGCCGATTATGAACGACAGACCATCGCTCTTACGGATGTGCTGGCCCGGCTGAATGCTGAACGGGCGGAACTGGCAAACGGTGTAAAGAGTGAGCATCCCGCATTGGTGGCCTTTACAAAGCATCAAAATATCGACCAGCTTTCTCGGGAACTTCTCGTTGAGCTGATCGACCATATCAAGGTTTATGAGAATGGAAACATTAGTGTGAGATTTAAGTTTGCGGATGAATTTAGACGCATAGCAGAATACATTGAAATCAACACCACAAAACCCGCAGTAGCGGGCTAA
- a CDS encoding GntR family transcriptional regulator, with the protein MSNSLPADMLTATDQIYLSLWNQICSLDLLPGEKLSEVRLAAEFECSRVPVREALHRLAADGAVDVFPKRGSFVSLIDRQQVEQTRYLREVLETHVCLEAFDSGALTAIYPYLCSIVEQQRTARAMDDIATVFRLDEDFHHIFYSLAHREFVLEHTGPQNVHYRRARLLSIHHEAKETIIEQHTDILEAIRANDRERLQNAIFTHLNNVNVVMQGPNMGDHALYFNPPYEVSK; encoded by the coding sequence ATGTCAAATTCTCTCCCTGCCGATATGCTCACCGCTACCGACCAGATCTATCTGAGCCTGTGGAACCAGATCTGCAGTTTGGATCTGCTCCCCGGCGAAAAGCTCAGCGAGGTGCGCCTTGCTGCCGAGTTTGAATGCAGCCGTGTTCCCGTGCGTGAAGCACTACATCGCCTGGCTGCCGATGGTGCTGTGGATGTGTTCCCCAAAAGGGGAAGCTTTGTCAGCCTGATCGACCGCCAGCAGGTGGAGCAGACCCGCTACCTGCGCGAAGTTCTGGAAACCCATGTCTGTCTGGAAGCGTTCGATTCCGGCGCACTTACTGCGATCTATCCTTATCTGTGCTCCATTGTGGAACAGCAGCGGACCGCCCGCGCAATGGATGACATTGCAACCGTGTTCCGTCTGGATGAAGATTTCCACCATATCTTCTATTCGCTGGCCCACCGTGAGTTCGTGCTGGAGCATACCGGTCCGCAGAATGTACATTATCGCCGGGCACGTCTGCTCTCCATCCATCATGAGGCAAAAGAAACGATCATTGAGCAGCACACGGATATTCTGGAAGCGATCCGCGCCAACGACCGTGAGCGCCTGCAAAATGCGATCTTTACCCACCTGAACAACGTGAACGTGGTCATGCAAGGCCCCAACATGGGCGACCATGCTCTCTATTTCAATCCCCCTTATGAGGTATCCAAATGA
- a CDS encoding sigma-70 family RNA polymerase sigma factor encodes MTTINLKDFYYWYTQDQFIEVSDEVAEVFVSDARHEMAYQRRLSRHKAQYSLDCDDGIEYSACLHEPTPQELLERMELFIRLWNALNSLPEIQGRRIDAHIILGKSIKEIAEAEGVHEESVRQSIKRGLERMKKLFDFFIFPTWK; translated from the coding sequence ATGACTACAATCAATCTGAAGGATTTTTATTATTGGTACACACAGGATCAGTTTATCGAGGTTTCTGACGAGGTAGCCGAAGTGTTTGTGTCCGATGCTCGGCACGAAATGGCCTACCAGCGGCGGCTCTCCCGGCATAAGGCGCAGTATTCTCTGGACTGCGATGACGGGATCGAATATTCCGCCTGCCTGCATGAGCCAACGCCCCAGGAGCTTCTGGAGCGCATGGAGCTGTTCATCCGTCTGTGGAACGCACTCAACTCTTTGCCGGAGATCCAGGGCCGCAGGATTGATGCCCACATCATTCTCGGAAAGAGCATCAAGGAAATTGCCGAGGCCGAGGGCGTACATGAGGAGTCTGTCCGCCAGTCGATCAAGCGTGGCCTTGAGCGCATGAAAAAACTTTTTGATTTTTTCATTTTCCCCACTTGGAAATGA
- a CDS encoding TRAP transporter substrate-binding protein, translated as MKKISRRSFLTVVGAAAATAALTACGGSSSSTAASTSSAASTAAPAATASNASVVLKFDLTVSLEHPWGLAATEFKNRIEEKSGGSMTVEIYPSSTSGSEADSLAGMLVGTTSMTMSGGSFNGYAPSATLLEAPWAYNSEEDVQAMCESDIGKGIMQDFEDAGFKVLWYQLRGPRELTSNVPINKASDLQGRKMRMSGNVLHNSMWTAAGAITSAIALSETFNALSQGVVEMQENPYDMIYDNSFYEVQKYVNQTNHVYSTIFNLLSVDIWNGLSEDQQNIITETSNEMQDWTNEYYFAHKDEYLEKLKETGMQVNEDVDRDDIKNAMMPAIEEFLKSQPGDLWTTYQAICDLSNS; from the coding sequence ATGAAAAAGATTTCTCGCCGTAGCTTTCTGACCGTTGTTGGCGCAGCAGCTGCTACCGCAGCCTTGACCGCATGCGGCGGTTCCAGCAGCTCCACTGCAGCTTCCACCTCTTCCGCAGCTTCCACTGCTGCTCCCGCAGCAACCGCAAGCAACGCTTCTGTGGTGCTCAAGTTCGACCTGACCGTTTCTCTGGAGCATCCCTGGGGCCTTGCAGCTACCGAGTTCAAGAACCGCATCGAGGAGAAGTCCGGCGGCAGCATGACCGTTGAGATCTACCCCTCCAGCACCTCCGGTTCCGAGGCGGACTCTCTGGCCGGTATGCTGGTCGGCACCACTTCCATGACCATGTCCGGCGGCTCCTTCAACGGCTACGCACCCAGCGCCACCCTGCTGGAGGCTCCCTGGGCTTACAACTCTGAGGAAGACGTTCAGGCCATGTGCGAGAGCGACATCGGCAAGGGCATCATGCAGGACTTCGAGGATGCAGGCTTCAAGGTGCTGTGGTATCAGCTGCGTGGTCCCCGTGAGCTGACCTCCAATGTGCCCATCAACAAGGCTTCTGATCTGCAGGGCCGCAAGATGCGTATGAGCGGCAATGTTCTGCACAACAGCATGTGGACTGCCGCAGGTGCCATCACCTCCGCCATCGCACTGAGCGAGACCTTCAACGCACTGAGCCAGGGCGTTGTGGAAATGCAGGAAAACCCCTACGATATGATCTACGATAACAGCTTCTACGAAGTGCAGAAGTACGTGAACCAGACCAACCACGTGTACTCCACCATCTTCAACCTGCTCAGCGTGGATATCTGGAACGGCCTGTCCGAGGATCAGCAGAACATCATCACTGAGACCTCCAACGAGATGCAGGATTGGACCAACGAGTACTACTTCGCTCACAAGGACGAGTACCTCGAAAAGCTGAAGGAAACCGGTATGCAGGTGAACGAGGACGTTGACCGCGACGACATCAAGAACGCCATGATGCCCGCCATCGAGGAGTTCCTGAAGAGCCAGCCGGGCGATTTGTGGACCACCTATCAGGCAATCTGCGATCTGTCCAACAGCTAA